AGCCAATCTTCCAACCTGTTGTGTGAAAAGTTTTGCCAAATGATGATATAATAACACTACGTTCGGCCAACTTGGGAAAACGCGAAACGCTTTGGTGCTCATAGCCATCAAATATTATATGTTCGTATACTTCATCACTTAATATAATTATGTCAGTGCCTTCCACCAGTTTCTGCAATTTCTGCATATCGTTACTGCTAATAACTTGTCCTGTTGGGTTATTGGGTGTATTGAGAATAATCATACGGGTATGGTGGTTGACCAGTTTTTTTAATTCGCTCCAGTCTATTTGGTAACCCGGCATTTTCATAGAAGCATATACAGGTATTCCGCCCGCCATTATTATACTGGGCACATAAGAGTCGTAACAAGGTTCTATAACTATCACTTCGTCGCCTTCATGTACCAAAGCCATAATAGTGGCATTGATTGCTAATGTTCCGCCAGGCATTATAGTGATTTCTGTATCTGGATTATAATATGCAGAATAGAGTTCTGAAGTTTTTTCAGCAATGGCTTCACGCAAGGGTATATGACCGGGCATAGGTGCATATTGATTATGTCCTTTTTTCATGGCGTCGTTTACTAGTTTTACGAGCTCGGGGTCGCAGGCGAAATCGGGGAAGCCTTGTGCCAGATTGATTGCATTGTGTTTATTGGCCAGTGCACTCATAACAGCAAAAATAGAGGTGCCAGCTTTGGGCAGTTTCGATTTTATAATATTGGGAAATTGAGGCATGTTCAGTTTTAAATTTAGTGCAAATAAAAGCCTGCGAACTTAATAGTTTGTATATAATTATCATTTGACGTAGGACAAAGTTTATATTGTACTTGGCTTCCGACCATAGGAGGGAATTGGCTATTTAAGAATTTAGTCGTCGAATCAAACAGATCCTTCGCAGTCCCGAATAAGATTCGAGATGCTGAGGATGACGTTATAGATAAATGTTATTAAACTTGTGAACAATTGGTTTATTGGCCAAAATTTTATTGCAATACCTTCGCACTAATTATGACAAAAAATATGGACAACGATAAAATAAAATCATTGCAAAGTACCATCGAACGATTGGAGAAGCAATACGGTAAAGGCATTGTAATGAAAATGAACGATGACAGAATAGAAGGTATCGAAGCACTTTCAACTGGTTCATTGGGACTTGATATTGCACTGGGCATTGGTGGTTTTCCTAAAGGCAGGGTTATAGAAATATATGGACCTGAATCATCTGGAAAAACTACACTTTCTATGCACGCCATTGCTGAAGCACAAAAAGCAGGAGGTATCGCAGCTTTTATAGATGCAGAGCATGCTTTTGATAAAACCTATGCAGAGAAGCTGGGTATAGATACTTCTGCACTCTTGATATCGCAGCCCGATGATGGTGAGCAAGCTTTAGAAATAGCGGACAACTTGATACGCTCAGGTGCAATTGATATTATAGTGATAGATAGTGTGGCTGCTT
This is a stretch of genomic DNA from Bacteroidota bacterium. It encodes these proteins:
- a CDS encoding methionine aminotransferase; the protein is MPQFPNIIKSKLPKAGTSIFAVMSALANKHNAINLAQGFPDFACDPELVKLVNDAMKKGHNQYAPMPGHIPLREAIAEKTSELYSAYYNPDTEITIMPGGTLAINATIMALVHEGDEVIVIEPCYDSYVPSIIMAGGIPVYASMKMPGYQIDWSELKKLVNHHTRMIILNTPNNPTGQVISSNDMQKLQKLVEGTDIIILSDEVYEHIIFDGYEHQSVSRFPKLAERSVIISSFGKTFHTTGWKIGYCLAPANLMVEIRKAYQFMVFSVHTPTQYAITEYIKNKDTYLQLGAFYQQKRDYFANLMEGSQFKLLPCSGSYFQCAVYDKISNENDKEFANRVTIEAGVASIPISAFYHKGVDNKVLRFCFAKKEETLEKAAEKLSNL